In one window of Trichocoleus sp. FACHB-46 DNA:
- a CDS encoding AAA-like domain-containing protein — translation MPRSLKLRQSCISRVKLSLLRNGFPSQRILAEHLEMAQSTVSHFLNGKSVDFVNFVELSQALGQDWRDLVDLEAEPLVEQVEEPEAQGYAATILISGDVGSVELSTQLQQYFAQTPYQVAIAPTPLLRAETLQSSDYWLLLLTEQSAVSEATLANVQLARELWDKTQQPTILPIAVNLPWIQRLPFDLLNYLQESQPWQWQLSELPTRFASALLEVFNQQRIALPANHELAIPWTQLTAPATRAPTPPLPTASPEIPGGQMDLESRFYIQRPPIETLCYEAIAQPGALIRIKAPRQMGKTSLMARILHQAEQQGSRIVPLSFQLANQRIFNNSDTFLQWFCASISLELGLLDPEQLAKHWQLANLIGSNQCCKAYFEQYLLPQLATPLTLGLDEVDRVFASLEIADDFFGLLRALHEEAKRREIWKNIRLIVVHSTEVYIPLDINKSPFNVGLPIELPELTTSQVGELVQRYGLPQQSQMIQALMGLVGGHPFLIRLALYAIAHLNLSLEQLLQTAPTEGGIYADHLHRHLSNLERNPPLIQAFREVVFCNAPVRLPSEQAFKLSSMGLVKLVGHDGVPRCQLYRQYFCHCL, via the coding sequence ATGCCGCGATCGCTCAAACTTCGCCAATCCTGCATCTCTCGCGTCAAACTGTCCCTGTTGCGAAATGGCTTTCCCAGTCAACGGATTCTGGCCGAACACCTAGAGATGGCCCAATCGACAGTTAGTCATTTTCTCAATGGTAAATCTGTAGACTTCGTGAATTTTGTAGAACTTTCTCAAGCTCTAGGGCAGGACTGGCGCGATCTGGTGGATTTAGAGGCTGAGCCACTAGTGGAGCAGGTAGAAGAACCGGAAGCCCAGGGATATGCTGCAACGATTTTGATCAGTGGTGATGTAGGTAGTGTCGAGTTATCAACTCAGCTCCAACAGTATTTTGCTCAGACTCCCTATCAGGTGGCGATTGCCCCAACGCCCCTCCTTCGAGCAGAAACCTTGCAATCCTCTGACTATTGGCTACTGTTGTTAACCGAGCAATCTGCTGTTAGTGAAGCAACCCTGGCCAATGTTCAGCTAGCCAGAGAGTTATGGGATAAGACACAGCAGCCCACTATCTTACCCATCGCAGTTAATCTGCCCTGGATACAGCGATTGCCGTTTGATCTGCTGAATTATTTGCAGGAAAGCCAGCCGTGGCAATGGCAGCTCTCTGAGTTGCCCACGCGTTTTGCGTCAGCACTGTTGGAAGTATTCAATCAGCAGCGGATAGCGCTACCGGCTAATCATGAGCTAGCCATTCCTTGGACACAGCTGACGGCTCCGGCGACTCGCGCCCCTACTCCGCCCCTGCCGACCGCTTCTCCTGAAATTCCAGGGGGGCAGATGGATCTTGAGTCGAGATTTTACATTCAGCGCCCCCCTATTGAGACACTGTGTTATGAGGCGATCGCCCAACCCGGTGCACTGATTCGGATTAAAGCGCCCCGGCAGATGGGAAAAACTTCATTAATGGCGCGGATATTACATCAAGCAGAACAGCAAGGATCTCGGATTGTGCCACTGAGCTTCCAGCTTGCTAATCAGCGCATCTTCAACAATTCAGATACATTTCTCCAGTGGTTTTGTGCCAGTATTAGCTTAGAATTGGGTCTTCTTGATCCAGAGCAATTAGCAAAGCATTGGCAGCTTGCGAACTTGATTGGCAGTAACCAATGCTGTAAAGCCTATTTTGAACAGTACTTACTGCCGCAGCTTGCGACTCCCTTGACATTGGGATTAGATGAAGTCGATCGCGTCTTTGCCAGTCTTGAAATTGCTGATGATTTCTTTGGATTGCTGCGTGCTTTGCATGAAGAAGCAAAACGGCGAGAGATCTGGAAAAACATTCGCCTGATTGTGGTCCATTCCACCGAGGTTTACATCCCACTAGATATAAACAAGTCTCCATTTAATGTAGGGCTACCCATTGAGCTACCAGAACTTACGACCAGTCAGGTTGGGGAACTGGTGCAGCGATACGGTCTGCCTCAGCAGTCCCAAATGATTCAAGCGTTGATGGGGTTAGTCGGAGGACATCCCTTCTTAATTCGACTGGCACTCTATGCGATCGCCCATCTAAATTTGAGCTTAGAGCAACTCTTGCAGACTGCGCCAACCGAAGGCGGTATTTACGCCGATCATCTCCATCGTCATCTTAGCAATCTCGAACGCAATCCACCCTTAATCCAGGCCTTTCGAGAGGTCGTGTTTTGCAACGCCCCAGTGCGGTTGCCCTCCGAGCAAGCCTTCAAACTCAGCAGTATGGGGCTTGTAAAACTTGTTGGTCATGATGGCGTACCCAGATGCCAGCTCTATCGCCAATACTTCTGCCATTGTCTATAG
- a CDS encoding transposase yields YVLKSGKRTERVSWVAVLKAGRLFAPMTFAGACNRALVVVMDNASFHHSQSIEEIVAAGCEIWYLPPYSPDLNPIEHWWFVLKNWMQQRWDEFDNFRDCADAAFKQCPKVHP; encoded by the coding sequence TCTATGTGCTCAAGTCGGGTAAGCGGACCGAGCGAGTCAGCTGGGTTGCCGTTTTGAAAGCGGGACGTCTGTTTGCACCTATGACGTTTGCGGGTGCTTGTAATCGAGCCTTGGTGGTTGTGATGGACAATGCCAGTTTTCATCATTCCCAGAGCATTGAGGAAATAGTGGCAGCAGGCTGCGAGATTTGGTATCTGCCTCCTTATTCTCCAGATTTGAACCCGATTGAGCACTGGTGGTTTGTGCTGAAGAATTGGATGCAACAGCGATGGGATGAGTTTGACAACTTTCGTGATTGTGCGGATGCTGCTTTCAAGCAATGTCCTAAGGTGCATCCGTAG